DNA from Candidatus Binatia bacterium:
CTCGATTTCTTCCGTTGCTTCGGCTGCTGCGGTCTGCGCCGCCTCGGCTGCGCTGGCGGCTGCGACGGCCGCCGCCTCGGCTTCACGCTTTTTCGCTTCAACATGGGCGCGGGCGGCCTTCAGGATCGATGCCGATCGCTCCGGACCAAGACCTTCGATTTCAGCCAGCGTCGGCTCGTCCGCCTGGGCAACCTCTTCAGCGGACTTGAACCCGTTCTGGTAGAGCAACTCGGCGGCGACGTCGCCGATGCCAGGGACGCCCACCAACGAGGCCCGCGCTTGACGCGCTTCCTCGTCGGCCTCCGACTCGCTGCGCACATCCAGCTTGAACCCGCTGAGCCGGGATGCCAGACGGACGTTCTGCCCCTTACGGCCGATCGCCAGGGACAGCTGATCGTCGGGCACGATTACTTCCATGCTGCGTTCGTCCTCATCCATGATGATCTTGGCGACTTTCGCCGGGGCCAGCGCCCGACAGACAAACTCAGCAGGATCTGGGGTCCAATTGACAATGTCGATTTTCTCTCCCCGGAGTTCCTGAACCACGGATTGGACCCGAGTTCCCTTCATGCCCACACACGCCCCCACGGGATCGACGTCCGGGTCGTTGGAAACAACGGCAATCTTGGCGCGACCACCCGGTTCGCGGGCGGCGCCCTTGATCTCGACGATGCCTTCGTAGACCTCGGGGACTTCTTGTTCGAACAATTTGATGAGGAACCCGGGGTGGGTCCGCGACAGCACGATTTGCGGCCCCTTGCTGCTCATTTCCACTTCGATGATGTAGGCGCGGATGCGATCGCCCTGACGGTAGCGTTCCCGCGGGATCTGTTCCTTCTCCGGCAGGATGGCGTCGGTGCGCCCCAGGTTCACGATGATATTCTTTCTCTCAAAGCGTTGAACGATACCTGAATGGGTCAGCTCGCCTTTGCGGTCCTTGAATTCGTTGTAGATGATATCGCGTTCGGCGTCGCGCAGGCGCTGAATGAGGCTCTGTTTGGCCGCTTGTGCGGCGATGCGGCCGTAGCGCTGATCGAGTTTTTCCAGCAGGTCATCGCCCACCTGGGCTTCCGGGTCGAGGTTCTCGCGAGCGTCCTCGACAGAGATCTGGGCCTCTGCATCCGTGACCTGGTCGACCACCGTCAAAATTTTAAACAGCTCCACTTCGCCGATTTCGG
Protein-coding regions in this window:
- the nusA gene encoding transcription termination factor NusA — its product is MQPELSRVIEQVSKEKGIDRSIVVSAIETAMLSAAKKLVGPNTQLEAKFNPEIGEVELFKILTVVDQVTDAEAQISVEDARENLDPEAQVGDDLLEKLDQRYGRIAAQAAKQSLIQRLRDAERDIIYNEFKDRKGELTHSGIVQRFERKNIIVNLGRTDAILPEKEQIPRERYRQGDRIRAYIIEVEMSSKGPQIVLSRTHPGFLIKLFEQEVPEVYEGIVEIKGAAREPGGRAKIAVVSNDPDVDPVGACVGMKGTRVQSVVQELRGEKIDIVNWTPDPAEFVCRALAPAKVAKIIMDEDERSMEVIVPDDQLSLAIGRKGQNVRLASRLSGFKLDVRSESEADEEARQARASLVGVPGIGDVAAELLYQNGFKSAEEVAQADEPTLAEIEGLGPERSASILKAARAHVEAKKREAEAAAVAAASAAEAAQTAAAEATEEIELAASPQEDKAS